A single Dreissena polymorpha isolate Duluth1 chromosome 14, UMN_Dpol_1.0, whole genome shotgun sequence DNA region contains:
- the LOC127858167 gene encoding uncharacterized protein LOC127858167 isoform X1, translated as MTRVQLTLLAACEFEQMDSQPKSLDVDLIEQRVLWWRKAIVRCIKTQTLATKLAQYDVIDADEKSRLADLYITKTPDIASDTLLEIVLNKECPAKWQFFIQALDKEGYHYVKSRLLADQIEIPEERKRGEKLIQLFGSELEEDIDPIPIAVHLQAFNALKAVDVEEITNLTQNRAKAYGMMCLLDRVQCYLRPAEWWDNFLCALWKNGHQEKAKKLEPDYVPSKLLGLEPIVVDSPSPLGDKDSSVEHVMEEQGDAYSSNNVCDAPVGRKDLTIYQRDENAKGISQLTEEFALKLTLEEPSSINSDITKESTSTPAAENLKTLKLVKLHCKKCNAFVCFLSDIHKLDTQLVATDPNFPSIISTQPHKKQKQYNGIRKQLKMFCKQCNQVWGNVCEKGGRQLHVIRINNFSMDDKTSNEKKRFSTWEKCPYTKIITAYTLD; from the exons ATGACCCGGGTTCAATTGACGCTCCTGGCAGCGTGTGAGTTTG AGCAAATGGATTCACAACCAAAGAGTCTGGACGTCGATCTTATTGAACAACGCGTTCTCTGGTGGAGAAAAGCAATCGTGAGATGCATCAAGACCCAAACATTGGCGACTAAACTGGCACAATACGACGTAATCGATGCTG ATGAGAAATCGCGGCTTGCCGACCTCTACATTACTAAAACACCAGATATAGCTAGTGACACGTTACTGGAGATCGTTCTAAACAAAGAGTGTCCTGCAAAGTGGCAGTTCTTTATACAAGCTTTGGATAAAGAAG GTTATCACTATGTGAAATCCCGTCTACTAGCGGACCAAATAGAAATCCCGGAAGAACGCAAGCGCGGTGAAAAGCTCATTCAGTTGTTCGGTTCAGAACTTGAGGAAGACATTGATCCCATACCCATTGCAGTGCACCTACAGGCCTTTAACGCACTGAAAG CGGTAGACGTAGAGGAGATCACGAACCTGACCCAGAATAGGGCCAAGGCGTACGGTATGATGTGCCTTCTGGACCGTGTCCAGTGCTACCTGAGGCCGGCAGAGTGGTGGGACAACTTCCTATGCGCACTGTGGAAAAATGGACACCAAGAAAAGGCTAAGAAGTTGGAACCCGACTATGTACCTTCGAAATTATTAGGTTTAG AACCGATTGTCGTTGATTCACCAAGCCCGTTGGGGGACAAGGACTCCAGTGTAGAGCATGTTATGGAGG AACAAGGAGACGCCTATTCCAGTAACAATGTTTGCGATGCACCAGTAGGCAGAAAAGATTTAACAATATACCAACGTGACGAAAACGCCAAAGGTATTTCTCAATTGACAGAGGAATTTGCGTTAAAGCTGACGCTTGAGGAACCTTCCTCAATAAATTCGGATATAACTAAAG AATCAACATCAACACCTGCTGCCGAAAATCTGAAAACTTTGAAGCTTGTGAAACTACACTGCAAGAAGTGTAACGCCTTTGTATGTTTCCTATCTGATATACACAAACTTGACACCCAGCTTGTAGCTACGGACCCGAATTTTCCCAGCATTATTTCTACGCAACctcacaaaaaacaaaaacaatacaacgGGATACGTAAACAGCTGAAGATGTTTTGCAAACAGTGCAACCAAGTTTGGGGGAATGTGTGCGAAAAAGGCGGGAGGCAGTTGCATGTGATTCGTATTAACAATTTCTCTATGGACGATAAGACATCCAATGAAAAGAAACGGTTTTCAACCTGGGAAAAGTGTCCATACACGAAGATTATTACGGCGTATACTTTAGATTAG
- the LOC127858167 gene encoding uncharacterized protein LOC127858167 isoform X2 translates to MDSQPKSLDVDLIEQRVLWWRKAIVRCIKTQTLATKLAQYDVIDADEKSRLADLYITKTPDIASDTLLEIVLNKECPAKWQFFIQALDKEGYHYVKSRLLADQIEIPEERKRGEKLIQLFGSELEEDIDPIPIAVHLQAFNALKAVDVEEITNLTQNRAKAYGMMCLLDRVQCYLRPAEWWDNFLCALWKNGHQEKAKKLEPDYVPSKLLGLEPIVVDSPSPLGDKDSSVEHVMEEQGDAYSSNNVCDAPVGRKDLTIYQRDENAKGISQLTEEFALKLTLEEPSSINSDITKESTSTPAAENLKTLKLVKLHCKKCNAFVCFLSDIHKLDTQLVATDPNFPSIISTQPHKKQKQYNGIRKQLKMFCKQCNQVWGNVCEKGGRQLHVIRINNFSMDDKTSNEKKRFSTWEKCPYTKIITAYTLD, encoded by the exons ATGGATTCACAACCAAAGAGTCTGGACGTCGATCTTATTGAACAACGCGTTCTCTGGTGGAGAAAAGCAATCGTGAGATGCATCAAGACCCAAACATTGGCGACTAAACTGGCACAATACGACGTAATCGATGCTG ATGAGAAATCGCGGCTTGCCGACCTCTACATTACTAAAACACCAGATATAGCTAGTGACACGTTACTGGAGATCGTTCTAAACAAAGAGTGTCCTGCAAAGTGGCAGTTCTTTATACAAGCTTTGGATAAAGAAG GTTATCACTATGTGAAATCCCGTCTACTAGCGGACCAAATAGAAATCCCGGAAGAACGCAAGCGCGGTGAAAAGCTCATTCAGTTGTTCGGTTCAGAACTTGAGGAAGACATTGATCCCATACCCATTGCAGTGCACCTACAGGCCTTTAACGCACTGAAAG CGGTAGACGTAGAGGAGATCACGAACCTGACCCAGAATAGGGCCAAGGCGTACGGTATGATGTGCCTTCTGGACCGTGTCCAGTGCTACCTGAGGCCGGCAGAGTGGTGGGACAACTTCCTATGCGCACTGTGGAAAAATGGACACCAAGAAAAGGCTAAGAAGTTGGAACCCGACTATGTACCTTCGAAATTATTAGGTTTAG AACCGATTGTCGTTGATTCACCAAGCCCGTTGGGGGACAAGGACTCCAGTGTAGAGCATGTTATGGAGG AACAAGGAGACGCCTATTCCAGTAACAATGTTTGCGATGCACCAGTAGGCAGAAAAGATTTAACAATATACCAACGTGACGAAAACGCCAAAGGTATTTCTCAATTGACAGAGGAATTTGCGTTAAAGCTGACGCTTGAGGAACCTTCCTCAATAAATTCGGATATAACTAAAG AATCAACATCAACACCTGCTGCCGAAAATCTGAAAACTTTGAAGCTTGTGAAACTACACTGCAAGAAGTGTAACGCCTTTGTATGTTTCCTATCTGATATACACAAACTTGACACCCAGCTTGTAGCTACGGACCCGAATTTTCCCAGCATTATTTCTACGCAACctcacaaaaaacaaaaacaatacaacgGGATACGTAAACAGCTGAAGATGTTTTGCAAACAGTGCAACCAAGTTTGGGGGAATGTGTGCGAAAAAGGCGGGAGGCAGTTGCATGTGATTCGTATTAACAATTTCTCTATGGACGATAAGACATCCAATGAAAAGAAACGGTTTTCAACCTGGGAAAAGTGTCCATACACGAAGATTATTACGGCGTATACTTTAGATTAG